In Takifugu flavidus isolate HTHZ2018 chromosome 13, ASM371156v2, whole genome shotgun sequence, the following are encoded in one genomic region:
- the ergic2 gene encoding endoplasmic reticulum-Golgi intermediate compartment protein 2 has product MRRLTKKKALTLVKELDAFPKVPESYVESTASGGTVSLIAFSLMAILAFLEFFVYRDTWMKYEYEVDKDFGSKLRINVDITVAMRCQYIGADVLDLAETMVASDGLKYEPVNFELSPQQRLWHMTLQHIQERLKVEHSLQDLIFKTAIKGPPPPQPQKDDSSTSLHACRIHGHLYVNKVAGNFHITVGKSIPHPRGHAHLAALVSHDSYNFSHRIDHLSFGEDLPGIISPLDGTEKVSADSNHIFQYFITIVPTKLNTYRVSAETHQYSVTEQDRAINHAAGSHGVSGIFMKYDINSLMVKVTEQHMPLWQFLVRLCGIIGGIFSTTGMIHGIVGFLVDVICCRLKMGVYRQLKESPENEQVNSEDQNTTGGEALYSPAAVHPHSLIQ; this is encoded by the exons ATGAGGAGACTTACCAAGAAAAAGGCTCTGACTCTGGTGAAGGAGCTGGACGCCTTCCCCAAAGTGCCTGAGAGCTATGTGGAGTCCACAGCCAGCGGTGGGACAG TGTCCCTGATCGCGTTCTCTCTCATGGCTATACTTGCCTTCCTGGAATTCTTTGTGTATAGAGACACATGGATGAAGTATGAGTATGAAGTGGACAAAGATTTTGGCAG TAAACTGAGGATCAATGTTGACATCACAGTGGCCATGAGATGCCAAT ACATAGGTGCAGATGTTCTAGATCTAGCGGAGACCATGGTAGCGTCTGATGGCTTGAAATATGAACCT GTCAACTTTGAGCTCTCTCCACAGCAAAGATTGTGGCACAT GACCCTTCAGCACATTCAGGAGCGTCTGAAAGTGGAACATTCTCTCCAGGATTTAATCTTCAAGACTGCAATTAAAGGACCCCCTCCACCTCAGCCTCAGAA GGATGACAGTTCTACCTCCCTCCATGCCTGCAGGATACATGGTCATCTCTACGTCAACAAGGTGGCGGGAAATTTCCACATTACTGTTGGCAA ATCCATCCCACACCCCAGAGGTCATGCTCACTTGGCTGCCCTAGTCAGTCATGACT CTTATAACTTCTCTCACCGAATTGACCACCTGTCCTTTGGAGAAGACCTTCCTGGGATTATCAGCCCTCTGGATGGCACAGAGAAAGTCTCTGCTGATT CTAATCACATCTTTCAATACTTCATCACCATCGTGCCAACCAAGCTGAATACCTACAgagtttctgcagagacacatcAGTACTCTGTGACCGAGCAG GATCGGGCTATAAACCATGCTGCAGGCAGTCATGGAGTCTCAGGGATCTTTATGAAATATGATATCAATTCACTAATGGTGAAAGTCACGGAGCAGCACATGCCTCTCTGGCAGTTCCTTGTCAGGCTTTGTGGCATCATCGGCGGGATTTTCTCCACCACAG GCATGATCCATGGTATAGTAGGTTTCCTAGTTGATGTCATCTGCTGTCGTTTAAAAATGGGAGTCTACAGACAACTAAAG GAATCTCCTGAGAATGAGCAAGTCAACAGTGAAGATCAGAACACTACTGGTGGCGAGGCCCTCTATAGTCCAGCTGCAGTACATCCTCACAGCCTAATCCAATAG
- the kxd1 gene encoding kxDL motif-containing protein 1 has product MFVMAEPTASGVFCNRMLSMVNSEDVNAIIQAQRHMLDRFEKTNEMLINFNGLSNVRLQQMNERFLLHTRTLVEMKKDLDSIFRRIRTLKGKIAKQYPEAFSNVHESPILEDEDDEFDLVSPSVMATTLTATSEQSTESCDTSPDVISPTVSRCSEDLSQDPSETPTSDVMAILQDEGPDSVPAE; this is encoded by the exons ATGTTCGTCATGGCGGAGCCCACAGCATCTGGGGTGTTTTGTAACAGGATGTTGAGCATGGTAAACTCTGAAGATGTTAACGCTATTATCCAGGCTCAGAGACACAT GCTGGATCGCTTTGAAAAAACCAATGAAATGCTTATCAACTTCAATGGGCTGTCTAATGTGAGATTACAACAGATGAATGAACGCTTCCTGCTGCACACCCGCACCCTTGTGGAGATGAAGAAAGATCTGGACAGCATCTTTAGAAGGATCAG AACACTCAAAGGAAAGATTGCAAAGCAGTACCCAGAAGCATTCAGCA ATGTCCATGAATCACCaatcctggaggatgaagatgatgagtttGACCTGGTTTCACCTAGCGTTATGGCAACAACTCTTACCGCCACCTCAGAGCAGAGCACAGAGTCCTGTGACACGAGTCCAGATGTTATCTCACCTACTGTAAGCAGATGTTCTGAAGATCTCTCACAAGACCCCTCCGAGACCCCTACCTCCGATGTAATGGCAATCCTTCAGGACGAGGGTCCTGACTCTGTACCTGCAGAGTAG
- the LOC130536940 gene encoding membrane-associated guanylate kinase, WW and PDZ domain-containing protein 2-like isoform X4 has product MELEQNGALLESGTYEDNFYGTPKPPAEPSPAAPPLNVSEVLLPGARPSAQGKRKRNQSVSNMEQRASLEPPEDEEEESPVVNGNGVAITPESSEHEDKSTDASGEVAIEVSTQGPASSEAPAEGDEAQKSPSESPAKVPDMDEEELGPLPDNWEMAYTEKGEVYFIDHNTKTTSWLDPRLAKKAKPPEECREDELPYGWEKIDDPIYGSYYVDHINRRTQFENPVLEAKRRLEQQRQMQSQGLSALPLPTIYREKPLFTRDPTQLKGNFLSTALQKSNMGFGFTIIGGDEPDEFLQVKSVIPEGPAAQDGKMDTGDVIVYINDICVLGTTHADVVKLFQSVPIGQSVTLVLCRGYPLPFDPEDPSAAASASLTPIGLEHRPLVVNGRSSYDPYLEYLSLSSQLPPQALAQAGAPHPGDTHLDGSSLPPTTPGSAPANTPHEDVTSSGTPGMAGATAQGAEILTVTMVKGAEGFGFTIADSPTGQRVKQVLEPGSQGASGLLEGDLILEVNQQPVAAAGHGRVVEMLKECPVGAEATLLIQRAGTGHISPWKASKQLPDQWDPHGSPQANLSGPVLPPGTPFPNQPQHRTSVPDSTEGFDLNKPDPYDLYEKSRAIYESRRPEYEEVEVHLLREKTGFGFRILGGDEAVQAVSLDARDKIVIGAIIENTPAERDGRLRPGDELISVDKNVVAGKPHQFVIDLMHAAARNGQVSLTVRRRVQTLGEACPVNGRSPGTISTQHSSPRSDAASASGHPATSVPAVTSPAEGAALQTSDVVIHRKENEGFGFVIISSLNRPENTTIITVPHKIGRIIEGSPADRCGKLKVGDRILAVNGQSIISMPHADIVKLIKDAGLTVTLHIIPEEGSQSGPGSEKQSPMTQKHSPQTQPSPVAQPGQGGSQPGQTAAQMGQAHAQPGQTPAQTSQPVTGLHAPAASQPPPPGAQQSPVNQPSGLPPQLYLHDGRSEVKARQDVKPDFRHPPFTDYRQPPVDYRHPPVTDYRQPPTLDYRQPPGLLDFRQHPAAAQFPLGIPADFRPQDYDYFTVELEKSSKGFGFSIRGGREYKMDLFVLRLAEDGPAIRNGRMRVGDQIIEINGDSTRDMTHARAIELIKAGGRRVRLLLKRGTGQVPEYDCTSPWDSLSTTHSALQEVTSEPHLNPLLSSYPASVPNSPHQLHLETTACMADKAPRLTNHSSIRGVTGGRSTHQKCITRRPGMPQGPGEVDCGNRQPQDLPSKAVLGRSIERKDRQRDTCSPCCERKGLHPQVIRSVWPWDPYASVNLNGAPLGNENGHVNLQERLTPRGLLREEERPSGHSRICCPSKTVDDPPGRSAAASPGSWNVPDKLPGTLRSWTSTVSR; this is encoded by the exons ATAACTTCTACGGCACCCCCAAACCTCCAGCGGAGCCGTCCCCCGCGGCCCCTCCTCTTAATGTAAGTGAGGTCTTGCTGCCAGGAGCCCGGCCCAGCGCGCAGGGCAAGAGGAAGCGGAACCAGTCGGTCAGCAACATGGAGCAGCGCGCCAGCCTGGAGCCACccgaggacgaggaagaggagagtcCGGTCGTCAATGGCAACGGGGTGGCCATCACGCCAG AGTCCAGTGAACATGAGGACAAGAGCACTGATGCCTCTGGGGAGGTTGCCATTGAAGTGTCCACCCAGGGACCAGCCTCCTCTGAGGCCCCCGCTGAGGGAGATGAGGCCCAGAAATCTCCCTCCGAGTCCCCTGCTAAAGTCCCAGACATGGACGAGGAGGAGTTGGGTCCTCTGCCTGATAACTGGGAGATGGCCTATACCGAGAAGGGCGAGGTTTACTTCATAGA CCACAACACCAAAACCACGTCCTGGTTGGACCCTCGGCTCGCTAAGAAAGCCAAACCTCCGGAAGAATGCAGAGAAGACG AACTGCCTTACGGCTGGGAGAAGATAGACGACCCCATTTATGGCAGCTACTATGTCGA TCACATCAATCGAAGGACCCAGTTTGAGAACCCGGTCCTGGAAGCGAAGCGGcgcctggagcagcagaggcagatgCAGAGTCAGGGTCTCTCAGCTCTGCCCCTGCCAACCATATACAGAG AGAAGCCGCTGTTTACGAGGGACCCCACCCAGCTGAAGGGCAACTTCCTGTCAACGGCCCTACAGAAGAGCAACATGGGATTCGGTTTCACAATTATAGGAGGAGATGAGCCTGACGAGTTCCTGCAGGTGAAGAGCGTGATACCAGAAGGACCAGCTGCCCAGGATGGAAAGATGGACACAG gTGATGTCATCGTCTACATCAACGACATCTGCGTGCTCGGCACCACGCACGCTGACGTGGTCAAACTCTTCCAGTCCGTTCCCATTGGCCAGAGCGTCACCCTCGTGCTCTGTAGAGGCTATCCTCTGCCTTTCGATCCCGAGGACCCCAGTGCCGCTGCTAGTGCCTCCCTGACACCCATTGGACTAGAGcaccgccccctagtggtgaaCGGACGCAGCAGCTATGACCCCTACCTGGAGTACTTGTCGTTGAGctcccagctgcctcctcaGGCCCTGGCCCAGGCCGGAGCCCCTCATCCTGGGGACACCCATCTGGACGGCTCGTCCCTGCCACCCACCACGCCTGGCTCagcacctgcaaacacacctcATGAGGACGTGACCTCTTCGGGGACCCCCGGGATGGCTGGGGCGACGGCACAAGGAGCAGAGATTCTCACAGTTACAATGGTTAAAGGAGCGGAGGGATTTGGCTTCACCATCGCCGACAGCCCCACTGGTCAGCGAGTAAAACAG GTCCTGGAACCGGGTTCACAGGGAGCGTCAGGCCTGTTAGAGGGAGACCTGATCCTGGAAGTGAACCAGCAGCCAGTGGCCGCAGCCGGACATGGACGAGTGGTGGAGATGCTCAAAGAGTGTCCTGTGGGAGCTGAGGCCACGCTGCTTATACAgagagcaggaacag GCCACATCTCTCCATGGAAGGCTTCCAAACAG TTGCCTGACCAGTGGGACCCACATGGCAGCCCTCAGGCAAACCTATCTGGCCCAGTTTTGCCACCCGGCACACCTTTCCCAAACCAGCCACAGCACCGTACATCTGTGCCTGACTCCACAGAGGGATTCGACCTGAACAAACCCGACCCCTACGACCTTTATGAAAAGTCCAGGGCCATCTATGAGAGTCGGC GTCCGGAGTACgaagaggtggaggtgcacCTGCTGAGGGAGAAGACCGGTTTCGGCTTCCGCATCCTGGGCGGAGACGAGGCCGTGCAGGCTGTGAGTCTGGACGCCCGCGACAAG ATTGTTATTGGCGCTATAATAGAAAACACACCTGCCGAGCGAGATGGACGGCTTCGACCTGGAGACGAGCTCATTTCAGTGGATAAAAATGTGGTTGCCGGGAAACCACACCAGTTTGTCATAGACTTAATGCACGCAGCCGCTCGAAACGGACAAGTCAGCTTGACAGTGAGAAGGAGAGTCCAAACACTTG GTGAGGCGTGTCCCGTGAATGGCCGCAGCCCAGGCACAATATCGACACAGCACAGCTCACCGCGAAGCGACGCGGCGTCGGCTTCGGGACATCCAGCGACCTCTGTCCCCGCTGTCACCTCACCTGCTGAAGGAGCCGCCCTACAGACCAGCGACGTGGTCATTCACCGCAAAGAGAACGAGGGCTTCGGCTTCGTCATCATCAGCTCGCTGAACAGACCGGAgaacaccaccatcatca CCGTGCCCCATAAAATTGGACGCATTATCGAGGGCAGTCCGGCGGATCGATGTGGGAAGCTGAAAGTGGGTGACCGGATCCTGGCTGTGAATGGACAGTCCATCATCAGCATGCCGCACGCAGACATTGTCAAACTCATTAAAGACGCCGGGCTAACGGTCACGCTGCACATCATTCCAGAGGAGG GTTCCCAATCTGGCCCTGGCTCAGAGAAGCAGAGCCCCatgacacagaaacacagcccCCAGACCCAGCCCAGCCCTGTAGCTCAGCCCGGACAAGGGGGCAGCCAACCTGGCCAAACAGCCGCTCAGATGGGTCAAGCGCACGCCCAACCTGGCCAGACACCAGCTCAGACAAGTCAGCCAGTGACAGGCCTTCATGCACCAGCAGCCTCCCAACCTCCACCACCTGGAGCTCAGCAGAGCCCGGTCAACCAACCTTCTGGCCTCCCCCCACAGCTCTACCTACACGACGGCAG GTCAGAGGTTAAAGCCAGACAGGACGTGAAACCTGATTTCCGCCACCCTCCATTCACTGACTACAGGCAGCCTCCTGTAGACTACCGTCACCCACCCGTTACAGATTATCGCCAGCCTCCGACGCTGGATTACAGACAGCCGCCAGGTCTGCTGGACTTCAGgcagcatcctgcagctgcacagttCCCTCTGGGAATACCCGCCGACTTCAGACCCCAG GACTATGATTACTTCACGGTGGAGTTGGAGAAAAGCTCAAAAGGATTCGGCTTCAGTATCCGCGGGGGCAGAGAGTACAAGATGGACCTGTTTGTGTTGCGCCTTGCCGAGGATGGTCCTGCAATTCGTAATGGAAGAATGAGG GTAGGCGATCAGATCATAGAGATTAACGGGGACAGCACCCGGGACATGACTCACGCCCGCGCCATTGAACTCATAAAGGCGGGAGGCAGGAGGGTCAGGCTGCTGCTTAAGAGAGGCACCGGACAGGTGCCAGAATATG ACTGTACCAGCCCCTGGGATTCCCTTTCTACAACCCACTCTGCCCTGCAGGAAGTGACCTCGGAACCCCACCTAAATCCTTTGCTCTCATCCTATCCAGCCTCGGTCCCGAACTCCCCTCATCAGCTTCATCTAGAGACCACAGCGTGCATGGCAGACAAAGCTCCACGACTGACAAACCACAGCTCCATCAGAGGGGTGACAGGTGGCAGGTCCACCCATCAGAAGTGTATTACTAGGCGTCCAGGCATGCCTCAGGGGCCTGGAGAGGTGGACTGTGGTAACAGACAGCCCCAGGATTTGCCTTCAAAAGCTGTCCTTGGGAGGTCCATTGAACGAAAAGATAGACAGAGGGACACTTGCTCCCCCTGCTGTGAGAGAAAGGGCCTGCACCCACAAGTGATTAGATCGGTGTGGCCATGGGACCCGTATGCGAGTGTGAATTTGAATGGAGCTCCTCTCGGTAACGAAAATGGACATGTCAACCTCCAGGAGAGGCTGACACCTCGAGGTCTGctcagagaagaggagaggcccAGTGGCCACAGTAGGATCTGTTGTCCATCTAAAACGGTGGATGATCCTCCTGGCAGGAGTGCAGCAGCCTCCCCGGGGTCCTGGAATGTACCTGATAAATTGCCTGGCACTCTGCGGTCCTGGACCTCCACTGTTAGTAGATAG
- the LOC130536940 gene encoding membrane-associated guanylate kinase, WW and PDZ domain-containing protein 2-like isoform X3: MKSGGVVDKDLRHYLNLRFSKGSVDHDHQQIIRDNLYLRTIPCTTRQPKEGEVPGVDYNFVSVERFMELEQNGALLESGTYEDNFYGTPKPPAEPSPAAPPLNVSEVLLPGARPSAQGKRKRNQSVSNMEQRASLEPPEDEEEESPVVNGNGVAITPESSEHEDKSTDASGEVAIEVSTQGPASSEAPAEGDEAQKSPSESPAKVPDMDEEELGPLPDNWEMAYTEKGEVYFIDHNTKTTSWLDPRLAKKAKPPEECREDELPYGWEKIDDPIYGSYYVDHINRRTQFENPVLEAKRRLEQQRQMQSQGLSALPLPTIYREKPLFTRDPTQLKGNFLSTALQKSNMGFGFTIIGGDEPDEFLQVKSVIPEGPAAQDGKMDTGDVIVYINDICVLGTTHADVVKLFQSVPIGQSVTLVLCRGYPLPFDPEDPSAAASASLTPIGLEHRPLVVNGRSSYDPYLEYLSLSSQLPPQALAQAGAPHPGDTHLDGSSLPPTTPGSAPANTPHEDVTSSGTPGMAGATAQGAEILTVTMVKGAEGFGFTIADSPTGQRVKQVLEPGSQGASGLLEGDLILEVNQQPVAAAGHGRVVEMLKECPVGAEATLLIQRAGTGHISPWKASKQLPDQWDPHGSPQANLSGPVLPPGTPFPNQPQHRTSVPDSTEGFDLNKPDPYDLYEKSRAIYESRRPEYEEVEVHLLREKTGFGFRILGGDEAVQAVSLDARDKIVIGAIIENTPAERDGRLRPGDELISVDKNVVAGKPHQFVIDLMHAAARNGQVSLTVRRRVQTLGEACPVNGRSPGTISTQHSSPRSDAASASGHPATSVPAVTSPAEGAALQTSDVVIHRKENEGFGFVIISSLNRPENTTIITVPHKIGRIIEGSPADRCGKLKVGDRILAVNGQSIISMPHADIVKLIKDAGLTVTLHIIPEEGSQSGPGSEKQSPMTQKHSPQTQPSPVAQPGQGGSQPGQTAAQMGQAHAQPGQTPAQTSQPVTGLHAPAASQPPPPGAQQSPVNQPSGLPPQLYLHDGRSEVKARQDVKPDFRHPPFTDYRQPPVDYRHPPVTDYRQPPTLDYRQPPGLLDFRQHPAAAQFPLGIPADFRPQDYDYFTVELEKSSKGFGFSIRGGREYKMDLFVLRLAEDGPAIRNGRMRVGDQIIEINGDSTRDMTHARAIELIKAGGRRVRLLLKRGTGQVPEYDCTSPWDSLSTTHSALQEVTSEPHLNPLLSSYPASVPNSPHQLHLETTACMADKAPRLTNHSSIRGVTGGRSTHQKCITRRPGMPQGPGEVDCGNRQPQDLPSKAVLGRSIERKDRQRDTCSPCCERKGLHPQVIRSVWPWDPYASVNLNGAPLGNENGHVNLQERLTPRGLLREEERPSGHSRICCPSKTVDDPPGRSAAASPGSWNVPDKLPGTLRSWTSTVSR; encoded by the exons ATAACTTCTACGGCACCCCCAAACCTCCAGCGGAGCCGTCCCCCGCGGCCCCTCCTCTTAATGTAAGTGAGGTCTTGCTGCCAGGAGCCCGGCCCAGCGCGCAGGGCAAGAGGAAGCGGAACCAGTCGGTCAGCAACATGGAGCAGCGCGCCAGCCTGGAGCCACccgaggacgaggaagaggagagtcCGGTCGTCAATGGCAACGGGGTGGCCATCACGCCAG AGTCCAGTGAACATGAGGACAAGAGCACTGATGCCTCTGGGGAGGTTGCCATTGAAGTGTCCACCCAGGGACCAGCCTCCTCTGAGGCCCCCGCTGAGGGAGATGAGGCCCAGAAATCTCCCTCCGAGTCCCCTGCTAAAGTCCCAGACATGGACGAGGAGGAGTTGGGTCCTCTGCCTGATAACTGGGAGATGGCCTATACCGAGAAGGGCGAGGTTTACTTCATAGA CCACAACACCAAAACCACGTCCTGGTTGGACCCTCGGCTCGCTAAGAAAGCCAAACCTCCGGAAGAATGCAGAGAAGACG AACTGCCTTACGGCTGGGAGAAGATAGACGACCCCATTTATGGCAGCTACTATGTCGA TCACATCAATCGAAGGACCCAGTTTGAGAACCCGGTCCTGGAAGCGAAGCGGcgcctggagcagcagaggcagatgCAGAGTCAGGGTCTCTCAGCTCTGCCCCTGCCAACCATATACAGAG AGAAGCCGCTGTTTACGAGGGACCCCACCCAGCTGAAGGGCAACTTCCTGTCAACGGCCCTACAGAAGAGCAACATGGGATTCGGTTTCACAATTATAGGAGGAGATGAGCCTGACGAGTTCCTGCAGGTGAAGAGCGTGATACCAGAAGGACCAGCTGCCCAGGATGGAAAGATGGACACAG gTGATGTCATCGTCTACATCAACGACATCTGCGTGCTCGGCACCACGCACGCTGACGTGGTCAAACTCTTCCAGTCCGTTCCCATTGGCCAGAGCGTCACCCTCGTGCTCTGTAGAGGCTATCCTCTGCCTTTCGATCCCGAGGACCCCAGTGCCGCTGCTAGTGCCTCCCTGACACCCATTGGACTAGAGcaccgccccctagtggtgaaCGGACGCAGCAGCTATGACCCCTACCTGGAGTACTTGTCGTTGAGctcccagctgcctcctcaGGCCCTGGCCCAGGCCGGAGCCCCTCATCCTGGGGACACCCATCTGGACGGCTCGTCCCTGCCACCCACCACGCCTGGCTCagcacctgcaaacacacctcATGAGGACGTGACCTCTTCGGGGACCCCCGGGATGGCTGGGGCGACGGCACAAGGAGCAGAGATTCTCACAGTTACAATGGTTAAAGGAGCGGAGGGATTTGGCTTCACCATCGCCGACAGCCCCACTGGTCAGCGAGTAAAACAG GTCCTGGAACCGGGTTCACAGGGAGCGTCAGGCCTGTTAGAGGGAGACCTGATCCTGGAAGTGAACCAGCAGCCAGTGGCCGCAGCCGGACATGGACGAGTGGTGGAGATGCTCAAAGAGTGTCCTGTGGGAGCTGAGGCCACGCTGCTTATACAgagagcaggaacag GCCACATCTCTCCATGGAAGGCTTCCAAACAG TTGCCTGACCAGTGGGACCCACATGGCAGCCCTCAGGCAAACCTATCTGGCCCAGTTTTGCCACCCGGCACACCTTTCCCAAACCAGCCACAGCACCGTACATCTGTGCCTGACTCCACAGAGGGATTCGACCTGAACAAACCCGACCCCTACGACCTTTATGAAAAGTCCAGGGCCATCTATGAGAGTCGGC GTCCGGAGTACgaagaggtggaggtgcacCTGCTGAGGGAGAAGACCGGTTTCGGCTTCCGCATCCTGGGCGGAGACGAGGCCGTGCAGGCTGTGAGTCTGGACGCCCGCGACAAG ATTGTTATTGGCGCTATAATAGAAAACACACCTGCCGAGCGAGATGGACGGCTTCGACCTGGAGACGAGCTCATTTCAGTGGATAAAAATGTGGTTGCCGGGAAACCACACCAGTTTGTCATAGACTTAATGCACGCAGCCGCTCGAAACGGACAAGTCAGCTTGACAGTGAGAAGGAGAGTCCAAACACTTG GTGAGGCGTGTCCCGTGAATGGCCGCAGCCCAGGCACAATATCGACACAGCACAGCTCACCGCGAAGCGACGCGGCGTCGGCTTCGGGACATCCAGCGACCTCTGTCCCCGCTGTCACCTCACCTGCTGAAGGAGCCGCCCTACAGACCAGCGACGTGGTCATTCACCGCAAAGAGAACGAGGGCTTCGGCTTCGTCATCATCAGCTCGCTGAACAGACCGGAgaacaccaccatcatca CCGTGCCCCATAAAATTGGACGCATTATCGAGGGCAGTCCGGCGGATCGATGTGGGAAGCTGAAAGTGGGTGACCGGATCCTGGCTGTGAATGGACAGTCCATCATCAGCATGCCGCACGCAGACATTGTCAAACTCATTAAAGACGCCGGGCTAACGGTCACGCTGCACATCATTCCAGAGGAGG GTTCCCAATCTGGCCCTGGCTCAGAGAAGCAGAGCCCCatgacacagaaacacagcccCCAGACCCAGCCCAGCCCTGTAGCTCAGCCCGGACAAGGGGGCAGCCAACCTGGCCAAACAGCCGCTCAGATGGGTCAAGCGCACGCCCAACCTGGCCAGACACCAGCTCAGACAAGTCAGCCAGTGACAGGCCTTCATGCACCAGCAGCCTCCCAACCTCCACCACCTGGAGCTCAGCAGAGCCCGGTCAACCAACCTTCTGGCCTCCCCCCACAGCTCTACCTACACGACGGCAG GTCAGAGGTTAAAGCCAGACAGGACGTGAAACCTGATTTCCGCCACCCTCCATTCACTGACTACAGGCAGCCTCCTGTAGACTACCGTCACCCACCCGTTACAGATTATCGCCAGCCTCCGACGCTGGATTACAGACAGCCGCCAGGTCTGCTGGACTTCAGgcagcatcctgcagctgcacagttCCCTCTGGGAATACCCGCCGACTTCAGACCCCAG GACTATGATTACTTCACGGTGGAGTTGGAGAAAAGCTCAAAAGGATTCGGCTTCAGTATCCGCGGGGGCAGAGAGTACAAGATGGACCTGTTTGTGTTGCGCCTTGCCGAGGATGGTCCTGCAATTCGTAATGGAAGAATGAGG GTAGGCGATCAGATCATAGAGATTAACGGGGACAGCACCCGGGACATGACTCACGCCCGCGCCATTGAACTCATAAAGGCGGGAGGCAGGAGGGTCAGGCTGCTGCTTAAGAGAGGCACCGGACAGGTGCCAGAATATG ACTGTACCAGCCCCTGGGATTCCCTTTCTACAACCCACTCTGCCCTGCAGGAAGTGACCTCGGAACCCCACCTAAATCCTTTGCTCTCATCCTATCCAGCCTCGGTCCCGAACTCCCCTCATCAGCTTCATCTAGAGACCACAGCGTGCATGGCAGACAAAGCTCCACGACTGACAAACCACAGCTCCATCAGAGGGGTGACAGGTGGCAGGTCCACCCATCAGAAGTGTATTACTAGGCGTCCAGGCATGCCTCAGGGGCCTGGAGAGGTGGACTGTGGTAACAGACAGCCCCAGGATTTGCCTTCAAAAGCTGTCCTTGGGAGGTCCATTGAACGAAAAGATAGACAGAGGGACACTTGCTCCCCCTGCTGTGAGAGAAAGGGCCTGCACCCACAAGTGATTAGATCGGTGTGGCCATGGGACCCGTATGCGAGTGTGAATTTGAATGGAGCTCCTCTCGGTAACGAAAATGGACATGTCAACCTCCAGGAGAGGCTGACACCTCGAGGTCTGctcagagaagaggagaggcccAGTGGCCACAGTAGGATCTGTTGTCCATCTAAAACGGTGGATGATCCTCCTGGCAGGAGTGCAGCAGCCTCCCCGGGGTCCTGGAATGTACCTGATAAATTGCCTGGCACTCTGCGGTCCTGGACCTCCACTGTTAGTAGATAG